Within the Hippoglossus hippoglossus isolate fHipHip1 chromosome 20, fHipHip1.pri, whole genome shotgun sequence genome, the region aaaaaatgctatGCATTTGATAAGCTATTTTATTaccagtttgttttgtttcattgtgttttaatgtgcaAGCCTTAATGAAGAAAAACCtgtttgtaatattttcttTCAGATGATTTTTTCCAGAGCAGATTGTTTATGTAATATTTCAGATTCATATGTGATCAATGTTTGTAAATATttccaaagagaaaaaagaagcatGATGTATCTGAGAAATAAGAATGATCCCTTTGTGCTTCCTCTCATTTGATTTGTGGTGTGGATGTGTGAACCATGAACAGCTGGTAGAACTCACATGTCTGCAGCCTCAATAATTATGTACATATCAATCAAATCTATTGCAATGAATGACTGAAAGAATATtttgattgaaataaaaatatgttttgcatCTAATCCTTTCCGGGATGGCTGCCATCCTGACCCTGTGGTTTCTCTCCAGTCAACTTTTCTCCGATTCTGGCTTCGACGAACTCTCAAAGCAAGAGTCGTTTATCTCCTCGGGATGATCTATAATCTTTTTGCGAAGCGATGCTAATTACACATGTGGCGAGGCCTCTTTGTCTCCGTCCCTGTGACGACAGGCGGTCGGGCGGCCTTTCATCGGGCCTGGCGATGGCGAGCAGCTGTGAGGGGAAACTAATCTCGCCGTCAGACCAACTAGCGTCACAGAGAGACCACATGAGAGGAGCTGGCTGCACATTTAGACCTGGTTTGGGTCGACAGGagtatgtttatatatatatatatgtgtgtgtgtgtgtgcgcgtgcgtgcgtctTGTCTCAGCTTATTTTATGGTTGTTtgtgagaaacaggaagttatGACTGGCTTTCACATGGTTTACATGAGATCTGGCTGGACAACACAGAACCTCACTGGAGCTTTAAATGATTTCAgcgctcagtgtgtgtgtgtttgtacttgtacagatatgtttgtgaggaccattttgagcccacaacctacagagtgaggacattttggccggtcctcactttctgacccacctTTAATGGGCTGTATGAGGATTatgacttggttttagggttagagttagaattaggttagggttagggttaggattagggttagatttaggttagggttaggattaggcatttagtttggatagttaaggttagggtcaGGGCCTAAGGAATATATTATGtgaatgagtgtcctcactaagacagaagcacaaatgtgtgtgtgtgtgcgtgtgtgtgtgcgtgtgtgtgtgtgagaaaacagtCTCTCATTTGAAAGGAGATATGTAGGAAGTCACCCCCCAGTGGCACCTACCTGCTAGCACAactaaataaaagataaataacaaGTAAACATGATCATTTAGAAATTTTAATCTTTTGCAGGGTTTTTTACGAGCAGATCCTAAATCCACCAGATATCATTTAAacctaaaaaacaacaacaacacattaacaCCACAACCGAAACttatattgataataaaatgaaagagggagaaagtgatTCTTGAACTCAATTcacttcaattttattttaatggaaGAAACCTCTGGAACCAGACTCAGGCCAAAATGCCATGTACCTCGCCCGGTTGGGATGAgcggggagggggagagagagagagagggaacagttgtgtaaccatcattTTTAAGCCTCGTCAGACTGctggttaaaatgaaaataataagagtgaTATTTATACTTGTAATGACTTTATTAATTACAgcatgaataataatataataatcatgataataatcgtttttgttgttgagcagtgtcctgcagctcagagatgtgcagaaatgagagagagagaacaaactATGGGAGAGAAAAAGCACAGTTAGTCACATGTACTAAAATAAATGAGTGATGGTTCAACTTTCCCTGTGAAGGATCCGATAATGTGATGTTATTGGCTCCAAGCAGTAATCAGAATAACATGCTCGCATTGGACCTTCCTGTGGAAAGCACCAGGAAATCCACAGTGGTGAAAGGCTGAAATTACAGTCGCCTCACCTGCAGATCCAGGTTTTCCAATCTCAGCCTCAGAATCTGCTGATGGAGGATCAGAGCAGCCAAATGATCAAATTATGACACAAAAGGGATTTGAATATGATGAATTGCTTTGGATCGAATCGTTTAAAAAAGCAGATGGAGAGACTGGGCCACGTGAACAGGCAGAGGaaacgtatatatatattaaaaaaatacataggCATATAAGGctttacataaacacacataaagcCTCTCTGTTACTTTGGCCTATTTAAACACAGCCTGGAAGCGTGTGGAAAATTCACCTTAATTGATTTGTACGATTGAGGCCTTTCAACAGAAGGGGATTTGTATCCAATCACGACGTCCCAATGCACGATGAAGGACTCTTCAAGGGACATAATGCTGTgattctttctctccctccatcccttcctctttttctctctctctctctctctctctctctctctctctctctctctctctctctctatctctctctcatattagtcctctgttttgtttctcgGGACCTGAGTCTTCATGCATCACGAGTGAAATAAGTAGTCGCTCAGATTTTTAGAAAGGATATTCGAATTTTGTAGAAATGCAAGCAGTCAGGTAAGAAACGTTTTATGCTGGATATCATATATATACAAGTGGAACtggcttgtttttttgtaaaacagttttatttcagtAATAAGTACCAGATGTAAGcctgatttatttatctgaCCCAGGTGCATGATGGGTGTGACCTTTAACTTTATATAACACGGTGGCTGTATACTTTCTGGAAAACACTGTTTTTCCTTTAAGATGCTAAACTTTATCCATCTACTAATTTAGCAACTGTATGGTTAAACATCATGTAAACGcttaaattttcttttttttattctaatgatGGTTAAAGGATGGATTTCATGTTCGGTGCCTTCATTTCTACCTTCACACTTCATCCCTCAGGTCTCTGTTTATCTCTGAGTGGTCCTCAGATGTGTCCCTGGAGGGAAAGACAGCCATCGTGACTGGGGCTAACGTTGGCATTGGAAAAGAGACGGCCAAGGACCTGGCCAGAAGAGGCAAGTGATCAGAGCAGCATGTTTAAAGACAGAATAACGAGTGATTAAAAGTGACATGTTCTTTGTGGAAAAGATTTAATAATGAAAAGCTTgggcaagaaaaacaaatcaagtgtTAAACAGTTTTTCTGAAGCCAATAATGCTCATGAAAATGGGTTCCTGCTATTTTTAAATCTGAGAGAGTTAAAATCATGAGATCAGAGAGTGCTGCCGTATGCGGTGACAGACAAACACTCAGACGCTTAGGCTCAACTTCACCTCACCGTGATCAGATTTCAACGTGCATGCTCATGCAAGCACGCACACCAGTAAGAGGCATTAATCTTGGCAGGTGCCCGGGTGATTTTGGCGTGCAGAGACATGGCAAAGGCAGAGCAGGCCGTCCGTGACATCATGAGGGAAGTGGAGGGGGCCAGGGTGGTCGCCAAGCAACTGGATCTCGCTGACACCAAGTCGATCTGCCTGTTTGCCGAGAACGTCTACAACAgtgggttacacacacacacacacacacacacacacacacacacacacacacacacacacacacacacacacacacacacacacacacacacacacacacacacacacagtaacataaACTCCCAAATACAGCATTAGATATATAGACTCAGGTAACGGATATTCTGTTTCCCAGGTGAGAAGTCTCTTCACTTCCTGATCAACAATGCAGGCGTGGCTATTTGCCCTCATGCCACGACGGTGGATGGATACGAGTTGCAGTTTGGAGTCAATCACTTGGGTAGGAGATGGAAATAGTGTAAGAAATTCATCTGCATTAGGTCTGGGAGGTTGTCACTGTATTAAGCTATAGGCAGGGGCGTCAAAAGGAATTTTGGGGGCCACTAAATTGATAGAAATGCCTGTTGCCCTAGTTTGCATCAAAAGACCAAATGATCAACCATCTTCTTTCACTGTCTGTTCTCATCACCGTGTGAATCTTTTGTGCATTTATTAAAAGTTGCATATAATTGTAAATGCTTTACACTTTTTCAATCTGTGtacttccacccccccccccccctgtcctccctctcaaGGCCATTTCTTCCTGACCTTCCTGTTACTCGACTTGCTGAAGCACTCTGCCCCATCCCGCGTCATCAACGTGTCGTCGGTGGCTCACGCCATGGGCAGGATCCACTTCGAGGACCTCAGCGGCGAGAAGGACTACCACCCCGTGCGGGCGTACGCGCAGAGCAAGCTGGCCAACGTCCTGTTCACCAGAGAGCTGGCCAAGAGGACTGAGGGTAGTAACGGGAACATGCAGCGTGGatgtttatctctctctttgtgtctctccgTCACCGCATTAAAAATTGTAAATGCATCTCTTGTGAGTGTGAGGGTCTCATGCTTCTACCACTAATGCTTTGGGCGTGAAGACACATGTTTGCTGGAAACAGCCATCTTAATGAACCAAAGCTCACTGGACTTAGGTTGTCATTGTCatctatataaaaaaaacatagatatTTAAAAATCGAATACAAGATAATGAACTGGAGTTATCGTGCCATAGATTCTGGTT harbors:
- the si:dkey-73n8.3 gene encoding retinol dehydrogenase 11 isoform X1 produces the protein MQAVRSLFISEWSSDVSLEGKTAIVTGANVGIGKETAKDLARRGARVILACRDMAKAEQAVRDIMREVEGARVVAKQLDLADTKSICLFAENVYNSEKSLHFLINNAGVAICPHATTVDGYELQFGVNHLGHFFLTFLLLDLLKHSAPSRVINVSSVAHAMGRIHFEDLSGEKDYHPVRAYAQSKLANVLFTRELAKRTEALGVTTYSVDPGTVKTEITRHIRRPLLDVIKTVGVLFRTPAEGAYTTIYCTVTPENLLHTGGHYKDCASAKGCRAGQDDGIALKLWAVSCHLLGICWR
- the si:dkey-73n8.3 gene encoding retinol dehydrogenase 11 isoform X2, which gives rise to MAKAEQAVRDIMREVEGARVVAKQLDLADTKSICLFAENVYNSEKSLHFLINNAGVAICPHATTVDGYELQFGVNHLGHFFLTFLLLDLLKHSAPSRVINVSSVAHAMGRIHFEDLSGEKDYHPVRAYAQSKLANVLFTRELAKRTEALGVTTYSVDPGTVKTEITRHIRRPLLDVIKTVGVLFRTPAEGAYTTIYCTVTPENLLHTGGHYKDCASAKGCRAGQDDGIALKLWAVSCHLLGICWR